In Candidatus Polarisedimenticolia bacterium, the genomic window ACCGGCTGAAAGTCCGCAGGGGCGAAGCGGCCGAGGAGATTCACGGGCACGCCCTCTACCTGAGGATGACGCTGGCGGAGAGGCTGCAGCACGGGGCGCTGATGCTCAGCTTCACGGTGCTGGTGATCACCGGGTTCATGCTGCGTTATCCGGAGGCGTGGTGGGTCCAGGGGATCCGCCGCCTGAGCGATCACGCCTTCGATCTGCGCAGCCTGTCGCACCGGACTGCGGCCGTGGTGATGATTGGCGCCAGCCTGGCGCATCTGTACTATCTCGCCTGCACGCGGCGCGGGCGTGAGTTTTTCAAGGACATGCTGCCATGCCGCCGGGATGTCACGGATGCGCGGCAGAACCTGCTGCACAACCTGGGCCTCCCCGCCGCGAAGCCCCGCTTCGGCCGCTTCAGCTACATGGAGAAGATGGAATACTGGGCGCTGGTCTGGGGGACGCTGGTGATGGCCGTCACCGGAGTCATCATGGCGTTCGAGAATCTGTTCATCTCGTGGCTCACCAAGCTGGGGTGGGACATCTCCAGGACGGTGCACTTCTACGAGGCCTGGCTGGCCACGCTGGCAATCATCGTCTGGCATCTCTACTATGTGATTTTCAATCCGGAAGTCTATCCCATGAACACCGCCTGGCTCTCCGGACGGATGCCCGAGTCGGTCATGGCCGAGGAGCACCCGCTGGAGCTTGAAGCGCTGCGGCGGCGGGATCAGGAGCCAGAGCCCAAGCAAGAGCCTGAGCAAGAGCCGGAGAAACTGGAGGAAGCATGAGGAGGAGTGCGTGTCCGCACCGCTGAGGGACGAGCCGGAGCTGGCAACGGGGCGGAGAACTTTTCTGCGTTGGCTGGTCCAGGGATTCCTGTCGCTGTGGGCCCTGGCGGCGGGAGTGGTCGGTTTCACGTTTCTGAAGGCGCCGGAGAAAGAGCAGCGGCCCGGCGAGGGGATCGTCCGGGGCGGCAAGTTCTCCACTCTCGGGGTCGGGGAAGCCCGCTTCATCCGCCACGGCGCCGAGCCGCTCTACGTGATTCGGGTCTCCGAGGAGCAGGTCCTGGCCCTGCCGGCCATCTGCACCCACCTGCGCTGCGTCCTCAAGTGGAACTCGTCGAGGCAGAGCTTCGACTGCCCCTGTCACAACGGGGCCTTCGACAAGAACGGCAACGTCCTGTCAGGACCGCCCACCCGTCCGCTGGCCCCCTTGCGGGTCGAGATCGAGGCGGATGACATCGTGATCCGCTCGTGAGCAAAGGAGAATCCCCCGTGCCCCCCGACCCGGACCGGCAGGACGCCTCGCTGCGCGGCTGGCTGGAAGAGCGCTTCAACCTGACGGAGATGTTCTCGTTCCTGACCAGCTTCGGGCTGTTTCCCACCGAGCTGGATGCGCGGCGGCCTCTCAAGGAGGCGATCGCCGAGGCGCTGAGCCGCCCGTTTCCTTCCTACGCCCGCTGGCCGCGGGTGCTGGGCATCCTCTCCATGCTCCTTTTCCTGTTCCTGGGAGTGACAGGCGTGATGCTGGCGCTCTACTACCAGCCCACCGCAGGGGACGCTTACCCTTCGGTCACCATGCTGGTGCGCGACGTGAGCTTCGGATCGTTCGTGCACCACGTACACGGCTGGGCGGCGAGATTGCTGATCCTCATCCTCCTGGTGCGCGTCTGGCGGTTCTATTTCCAGGGAATGTACAAGGGTCCGCGAGAGGCGCTCTGGATCGTCTCGACGCTGCTGTTTCTCGCGGCGGTTGCCGCCGATTTCACCGGGCGCCTCCTGCCGTGGGATCAGCATGGCTACTGGCAGACCATCCGCGGCACGGAGGTCCTGAGCGCCCTGCCGGTGGGAGGGTGGGTGCTCACCTTCTTCCTGGGGGGAGCCAGCCCCGACACGCTGGTGCTGCTGCGCTTCTATTTCCTGCACGTGGTAGCGCTGCCGCTGCTCCTGGTTTGCCTGTTCTATCTGAACTTCTCCACCGTGCGCCGCGTGGGGCTGTCGCACTCCGCCGGTGAGAGCCGCTCCGGCAGCGGGATCTTCAAGGTCCATCTGTACAACCTGGTGATCCTCGCCGCGCTGGTCTTCGGCTGCCTGGTGACGCTGGCCACGCTGCTGCCCTCCCCCTACCTGTCCGCGGCCGATCCCTTCAGCACCCCCGTGGGAGTACGGCCGGCCTGGTACCTGCTGGCCTCGCACGCTTTCCTGGAATCGATCCCGACCCTGGTGCCGCCCTGGCTGAGGGGACTCCTGCTCGAGGCGATTCTGGCGTGCTGCGTCCTCCTGCCTTTCCTGGATCGCACGCCGGGCCGCACCGCGTCGCAGCGCCGCGTCGCCTTGTTCCTGGGCGTCGCGGTCCTGGCCTTGTGGCTCGTCTTCACCTGGCTGGGCTACCGGATGGAGGTCGGAAAATGATCGGTGCGCTTCTGCTGGCCGCCGCCGTGGCCGGCGCCTCCACCACGAACCAGTGCGTCCTGTGCCACCCCGATGTCAGGGTGCTGTTCGATCGCAGCCAGCATCACGCGGAAGAGGTGACCTGCACCGCCTGCCATGGCGGCAATGCCGAGGCCATCACGGTCCAGGGAGCCCACTCCGGCAGCTTCCGCGGTGTTCCGAAGCGCCGCGACATCCCGGCGCTCTGCGCCACCTGCCACTCCGACGTCGAGAAAATGCGCCCCTACAATCTCCCCACCGATCAGTACGCCTTGTACCAGACCTCGCGTCACGGGCAGCTGCGGGCCCAGGGAGACGAGCGGGTCGCGGTGTGCATCGATTGCCATGGCTCGCACGAGATCCTGCCGCCGGAGGATCCCCGCAGCAGCACCTACGTGCGCAACATTCCGGCGACCTGCGGCAAGTGCCACGGCGACGCGAAGCTGATGGCGTCCTACGGTCTGCAGGCCAACGCTTCCACCGAGTTCGCCGCCGGGGTCCATGGCAAGCTCCTTTTGGAAAAAGGCAACCTGGCGGCGCCCGACTGCACACGCTGCCACGGAGCCCATGGAGCCACGCCCCCCGGACTGGGAGACGTCGACAAGATCTGCGGGCAGTGCCATGCCATCACCCGCACCTACTTTCTGCAGGGTCCGCACAAGAAGGCGATGGACAAGGCGGGCCTGCCGGAATGCGCCGCCTGCCACGATCGCCACGAAAACCGGCCGGCGGACGTGGCGATGCTGGACAGTGTCTGCCTCAACTGCCACGCAGCCGACTCGGCGCAGGCGAAGCTGTCGCAGCAGATGAAGACCACCTACTCGCGCGCCTCCGAGGAGATCGAGCAGGCGAATGCCCTGGTGCAGCGGGCCGCGGCCATTCCGCTCTACGTGGAGGACTACCGGGCACGGCTCGAGGAAGCCCGCACCGCCCTGCTCGAGTCGCTCCCCGCCATGCACTCCCTGAATCTGGCAAGCGTCGAGTCGCTCACCGGCCGAGGGCGCGGCATCGCCCGCGAGGTGGAATCGGAGCTCAACGGCAAGCTGCAAGGCCGCAGGTGGCTGGTGGTGGGACTCCTGGTCTTCTGGTTCTATCTGCTGATTACCCTGGCGCTGCTGTTCCGCTTCCGGCGCAAGGCGGTCGCGGAGTCGTCCCGGTGAGCCAGGGCGGCAAGGGCTCCCGGCTGCTCGGCGCGCTCGCCGGGCTGCGCGTCCGGATCGTGGGGCTGGCTTTCGCCATGATCCTGGGCATCGGCGTGGTGGCCATGGGAACGGCCATGGAAGTCAGCAGCCGGCCCGCCTTCTGCGGCTCGTGCCACATCATGGCGCCTTATTACGAGTCGTGGAGGCATTCCTCTCACAAGAACATCGCCTGCGTCGAATGCCACATCCCGCCGGGGGTCACCGCCGAGCTGCGCAAGAAATATGAGGCGCTGTCGATGGTGGCCCGCTACTTCACGGGAACCTACAGCACCAACCCCTGGACCGAGATCGACGACGCGTCCTGCCTGCGCTGTCACGAGCGCCGCCTGCTTGCCGGCAAGGAGCTGTTCGGCGACGTCCTGTTCGATCACTCGGCGCACCTGGCGGGAATGCGGCGGGGGAAAACGCTGCGCTGCACCTCCTGCCACTCACAGATCGTCCAGGGGAGCCACATCGCCGTCACCCCGAGCACCTGTATCCTGTGCCATTTCAAGGGGCAGACTGCCGGAGCCGGCACGGCCCGCTGCTCGCTCTGTCATCAGGTTCCCGACAAGGTGATCCACCGCGACAATCTCACCTTCAACCACGCGGACGTCAGCCGCTACGGCATGCAGTGCGTCAGCTGCCACGCGCGCCCGGCGGGAAGCGACGGCGACGTGCCGAAGGAGCGCTGCGTGACGTGCCACAACGAGCCGGCTCGCCTGGCCGCCTACGGCGACACCGAGCTGCTGCACGAGCAGCACGTGACGATCCACAAGGTGGATTGCCTGCACTGCCACCTGGAGATCCAGCACGTGGGAGCGCCGCGCATCGAAGCGGCCGCGACGGCCTGCGCCACGTGCCACGAGCAGGGTCACTCGCCGCAGATGAGTCTCTACGCCGGGCTGGGAGGCATCGGTGTGGAGACGATGCCCGATCCGATGTTCCTCGCCGGAGTCCGCTGCGAGGGATGCCACCTGCAGATCCCGGGGCACTCGGGCGGGACCCGCAAGGCCTCGGAGATCTCCTGCATGTCCTGCCACGGGCCGACGTACCTGAGAATCTACCGCCTGTGGAAGAGCACGGTGGCCGAGAGGACGGCGCAGGTCGATCGGCAGCTGGCCGAGACGGCGGCCGCCGGGCGGGGGCCCGACCCGCCGGCTCTGCAGCAGGCGCGAATCAACCTGGACCTGGTGAAGCGCGCCAACGGCATCCACAACATCAGGTACGCCTATGCTCTGCTGCGGCAATCTCACGACGATCTGAACCGCGCCCGTGCTTCCCGGGGACAACCGGCGCTTCCGGAGCCCTGGCCGGCCCCGCCGTATGAATCGCCCTGCTTCTCCTGCCACGAGGGGATCGATTCCCAGCGCGGCCAGATCTTCGGCCGGGAGTTCCGCCACGAGCCCCATGTCATGAAGTCCAAGCTCCACTGCGAGGAGTGCCACCGTACCCATGAGGAGCGGGCCAAAGACGAGATAGTCCGCTTCGACGAGTCGGGCTGCGAGAGCTGCCATCACGCCAAGGCCGGGGCTGATTGCCTGGCCTGCCATGCGCAGATTCGCACCCGGACGTTCAAAGTGGCGCGGGGAGAGTTCAGCCACGTCTTCCACCTGGACGAGGCGGGCCAGACCTGCGCGGATTGCCACGAACTGGCGCCCGGCAAGCCGCCGCGTATCAAAGAGGACACCTGCACCGGCTGCCATGGCTGAGGCGGCCCCGGGTTTCCCCGAAGTTTGTGCTATCCTCTGCGACCAATTGATCTTCCCGACGACGGTTCTGCACCTCTGAAAAACAGGAGCGATCCGTTTCGGGAGCGGGCCGCACTTGGTCCGATCCGGTCTTTACTTTCTCGTGGAGATCCCAGTCATGCGCAGCTTGTCGAGGGCCGACGCGTTGCTTTCCCTTGATCGACGGTTGAGGTCCGCTCGCGTCCTCAGGCCGCGCGGAGCCGTGATGGCCGCGCTCCTCCTCGCAGCGATCGCCGCCACCGGCACTGCCCGTGCCGATTTCCCCTCCGACGTTCCCGACCGGTTCAAGATGCAGGCTGGAGGCGTGGATGCCGGCTTCGACACCCAGGGATCCCTGTCTCTGACCGAGGGTCCGGCGGGAGTGTTCGTCAATTTCGAGGACGTCTTCGACCTGCCCATCTCGAAGCAGTACTGGTACACGGAAGGCTTCTATCGCTTCAGCAAGAAAGGCTACGTCGATTTCGGCTATGTCGACTTCCATCGCAAGGCCCGGCGTATCATCGAACAAGATGTCGACTGGGGGAACGTGACCTTCCTGGCCGACGCCAACGTGGACGCCGAGTTCGGCTCCAAGTTCATCTACGCTGCCTATCGCCACGACTTTCTGCAGCTGGAGCAGGTCCACATCTCGGGCTCGGCGGGGTTCAGCTATCTCGATTTGAGCACGGGGCTGTCGGCCAACGGCAATGTCGTCGACCAGGACGGGAATCCGATCTCGGGAGAGTACGAGAAGAAGGTCGACCTTCAGTTTCCCGTGCCGCTCCTGGGATTGCAGCTCGACTGGCGGATCACCCGGCGCACCGTCATTCAAATGTATCTTCGGACCCTGCGTATCGACTACAGCGGTATCAAGGGCGGGATCGGGCAGCGGGCCATCCGCTACGAGTGGTACCCCACCCGCCATTTCGCCGTGGGCGGTGGATGGTCCGAGTACTCCATCGACCTCGATCGCTATGAGACCGGGGATTACACGGCCCGGTTCAACTACGAGGTCTCCGGGCTCGAGCTCTATCTGAAGATGGCTTTCTAGGATCTTTGTGCGTCTGAACGGGCCGGCGAAGGAGGAGAGCTTCATGAATCCGCAAAAGAGATTCCGTGCAGGGGTCGTCCTGTGTGTCATCGCGGCGGCCGCGCTCGGGATCCCGGCGCTCGCCCAGGAACCCACCGTGGACAAGTATGTGGAGTTGCTCCGCAGCGATCTGCGGACGGACAAGGTGGCGATCCTCACGGAGACCCTGGCTCTCGATGATGCACAGGGGGCGGCCTTCTGGCCAATCTACCGGGAGTACGAGAATGAGCTGTCGGCCATCGGCGACCGGCGCGTCAGTCTGGTGAAGCGCTTCGTCACGGGCTACGGCAAGATGTCGAGCGAGGAGATCGGATCCTTCGCACGCGACTGGTTCGCTGTCCAGCAGGACAAGCTCAAGCTGCGGGAGAAGTACTTCAAGAGGGTCGCGAAGGCCACGTCCAACGTCACCGCGGCGCGCTTCATCCAGGTGGAGAACGTGCTCGGCATGCTGCTGGACCTGCAGATCAACGCCGAGATGCCGCTGATTAAGTAAGGAAGCCCCTGGGGGGCGGCCGCTCCGCGGTTTGCCCGGCCCGAGAGTTGGGGTCTTAATAGGGGCAGCGCCTCGGGAGGATTCGACGACGATGCGCGTGGCCATCGGCTCCGATCATGCGGGATTCCAGCTGAAGCGCCTGCTCGTCCAGTGGGTGAAGGAAGCCGGATGCGAGGTCCTCGACCTGGGGACCCACGACGAGACTCCCTGCGATTACCCTGATTCCGCCGAAGCGGTGGCGCTGGCCGTGAAGGACGGCAAGGCCGACCGCGGGATCCTCACGTGCGGCAGCGGCGTCGGGGCCTCGGTTGCCGCCAACAAGGTCCCCGGCATCCGCGCGGCCGTCTGCCACGACACCTACTCCGCCCACCAGGGGGTCGAGCACGACGACATGAACGTGCTGGTGCTGGGCGGGCGCATCATCGGCGTCGAGCCGGCGCGCGAGATCGTGCATGCCTTCCTGGCCGCCTCCTTTTCCAACGAAGAGCGCCACGTCCGGCGGCTGAACAAGGTCAAGGCGCTGGAGAAGCGCTTCCTCAAGGAAGGAGCCTGAGATGCCGCGCACCTCGAAGCCGCAGCCCGTTCCGGCGCCTCCGGTGGCCCCCTCCACCCCCACCGGACGCCCGGCCGATCCCTGCACACTGGTGATCTGCGGCGCGGGCGGCGATCTCACCAAGCGCAAGCTGGTCCCCGCCCTGATCAACCTGGCCCAGGCGGGGCTGCTCTCCAAGCAGTTCGCGATCGTCGGCTTCTCGCGCGGCGGCCGCTCCGACGAGGATTTCCGCAAGGAACTCTCGGGAGAGATCCAGGAGTTTGCCACCACCTCTGTCGATCCCGGGATCTGGAGCTGGATGCTCGAGCGCATCCACTATTGCGGCGGCGATTTCAAGGATGCCTCCGCCTACGAGAAGCTGGCGGACCAGCTGGCGAAGATCGAGAAGGAGCACGAGACCAAGGGCAACATCCTGTTCTACCTGGCCACGGCGCCCGAGTTCTTCGCCGAGATCGTCCGGCAGCTGCACGCGGTCGGCCTGACGCGTGAGGAAAGCGGGCAGTGGCGGCGGGTGGTGGTGGAAAAACCGTTCGGGCGGGACCTCGAGTCGGCGAAGGCGCTGAACTCGATCCTGAAGATGCACCTGGAGGAGCGGCAGATCTACCGGATCGACCATTACCTGGGGAAGGAGACGGTCCAGAACATCCTGGTGTTCCGCTTCAGCAACGGGATCTTCGAGCCGATCTGGAACCGCCGCTACATCGATCACGTGCAAATCACCCTCGCCGAGACGGTCGGGGTCGAGCGGCGTGGCGGCTACTACGAGCGCTACGGCGCGATGCGCGACATGGTCCCGAACCATCTTTTCCAGCTGGTTTCGCTGACCGCCATGGAGCCGCCGGTCTCGTTTCAGCCCGACGCGGTGCGCGACGAGCAGGCCAAGGTGCTGCACGCCATCCAGCCCCCGACTCCGGAGAAGGTCCTGGTGACCACCGTGCGTGGTCAATATGGTCCCGGCGTCATCGAAGGCGAAAAGGAGCCCGGGTATCGCACGGAGCCCCAGGTGGACAAGAGCTCCAACACCGAGACCTTCGTGGCTCTGAAGCTGGCGCTGGACAACTGGCGCTGGGCCGACGTGCCCTTCTACATCCGCACCGGCAAGCGGATGGCGAAGCGCTATACCGAGATCGCCATCCAGTTCCGGCGGGCGCCGCTCATCCTGTTCCGCAACACGCCGGTGGACCGTCTGCGCACCAACCGCCTGGTCATCCGGATTGCTCCGGACGAGGGAATCTCCCTGCGCTTCGGCGCCAAGGTCCCGGGTCCGATCATGAACATCGGGGCGGTGGAGATGGACTTCAGCTACGTCGACTACTTCAAGACCGTCCCGAGCACCGGCTACGAGCGGCTGCTGTACGACGGCATGACGGGCGACGCCACGCTGTTCCAGCGGGCCGACATGCTGGAGGCGGGCTGGGAGGTGATCCAGCCGATCCTGGATGTCTGGAAGGCGCTGCCGCCCCGCTCCTTCCCCAACTACGCGGCGGGCTCCATGGGGCCGCCCGAAGCCGAAGAGCTGATGCAGCGGGACGGTCGCGAATGGAGACCCCTGGAAGGCTGATCCTGGCGGGCGACATCGGCGGCACCACCACCCGGGTGGCGTTGCTCGAGGTGCAGGGGGGCGTGCCGGTCCCGCGGGCGCAGGCAGATTTCCCCAGCCAGAAATTCCCCGGCCTGGAAGCGATCCTCGCCGAGTTCCTCAAAGACAAGGGCGCGCAAATCAAGGCAGCCTGCTTCGGCGTGGCGGGACCGGTCCGCGACGGGCGCGTCGAGACTCCCAATATCAAATGGGTCGTCGATGCCGCGTCGGTGGCGCGCCAGATCGGCGGCGTCCGGGTGGAACTGCTGAACGACCTGGAGGCGACGGCCTGGGGGACCCTGGCGCTGCGCGATGAGGATTTCGAGGTCCTGCAGGCGGGAGAAGCCGAGCCGCGCGGCAATCGGGCGGTCATCGCGGCCGGGACGGGGCTGGGAGAGGCGTTGCTCGTCCACGATGCGGAGGGTTACCGGCCGCTGGCCTCGGAAGGGGGCCACGCCGATTTCGCTCCGCGCGACGAGGTGGAGATGGAGCTGCTCCGGCACCTGACGGGCATCCATGGGCACGTCAGCTACGAGCGCGTCGTCTCCGGGCCGGGGCTGGTGAGCCTCTATCGCTTCCTGAAGGAATCGGGGCGAGGCGAGGAGCCGGAATGGCTGGCGCGAAAGCTTGCAGAGGAGGATCCGGCCGCGGTGATCTCCATCGCGGCGCTGGAAGGGACCTCGCCGCTCTGCTCTCTGGCGCTGGACCGCTTCGTCTCGCTGTACGGGGCGGAAGCAGGGAACCTGGTCCTGAAGGTCCTGGCGACAGGGGGCCTCTATCTGGGGGGTGGGATCGCTCCAAAGATCCTCCCGAAGCTGCGCGAGAGGACTTTCATCGAGTCGTTCCTGGCGAAGGGAAGGTACCGCAAGCTGCTGGAGAAGGTGCCGGTGCGGGTGATTCTGAACCCGCGCACCGCCCTTCTCGGCGCGGCCAGGCGCGCCGCCCGGGCCGTCTAACCCGCGGGCGAAAGCCGGCCCCGGCGCCAGGAATGGTACAATTCCCGAACCCTCAATCGAAGCACAAAGCCACAAGTTCCACCGGAGCGGAGCCTTCATGATCGACCAGATTCGCAAGCACCTGGGTGACAAGAGCGACTTCCTTCTGGGATTCGAGACGCCGAAGATCCGGCGCGAGCGGCTCGTCCTGCCGGGTCCCGACTTCATCGACCGGGTGGTTTCGCAGTCCGATCGCAACAACCGGGTGCTGGGGAACCTGGAGCGGATGTTCAACCACGGCAGGCTGGCCGGGACAGGCTACCTGTCGATCCTCCCCGTCGATCAGGGGATCGAGCATTCGGCCGGGGCGAGCTTCGCCAAAAACCCCGACTACTTCGACGGCGAGAACATCGTGAAGCTGGCGATCGAGGGAGGGTGCAACGCCGTGGCCTCGACCTTCGGCGTCCTCGGCTCCGTATCCCGCAAGTATGCCCACAAGATTCCCTTCCTGGTGAAGATCAACCACAACGAGCTGCTGACGCTGCCCAACAAGTTCGACCAGGTCCTCTTCGGGACCGTGAAGCAGGCTTCCGACATGGGGGCGGCGGCGGTGGGGGCCACGATTTATTTCGGATCGGCGGAGAGCGACCGGCAGATCGTGGAGATCAGCCAGGCCTTCGCGGCGGCGCACGAGATGGGGATGGCGACGGTCCTCTGGTGCTACCTGCGCAACCCCGGCTTCAAGAAGGACAAGGATTACCATGTGTCGGCCGACCTGACCGGCCAGGCGAACCACCTGGGGGTCACCATCCAGGCCGACATCATCAAGCAGAAGCTTCCGGAGAATAACGGCGGCTACAAGGCGCTCAATGCGGGCGGCGCCTCGTACGGGAAGACCGATGAGCGCGTCTACACCGAGCTGACGTCGGACCATCCAATCGACCTGTGCCGCTACCAGGTGGCCAGCTGCTACATGGGCCGGGCGGGGCTGATCAACAGCGGCGGCGCCTCGGGGAAGAACGACCTGGCCGATGCCGTGACCACCGCGGTGATCAACAAGCGGGCCGGCGGGACGGGCCTTATCTCCGGACGCAAGGCCTTCCAGAAATCCCTGAAGGAAGGTGTCCAGCTGCTCAACTTAATTCAAGACGTCTATCTGTGTGAGGAAGTTTCGGTGGCCTGAGGTAATTTGGCGCATAGATGCTTTGGCGAATAGAGCTGACGGTGTGCGTCGGGTTCATGCTGAGTTAGAACCAACGGTGCCCGCACACCGCAGCTCATCCGCCTCGCCGCAGCTCATCCGCCACGCGCCGCAGCTTCGCCGCGGCGGTTCCCGGCCTGGAAACGTCGGCGCCCGCACACCGCAGCTCATCCGCCGGGTCACTATCGCTTCACCGGCGATTGACAGAGACTCACCCTGAGCCTACGATGCGCGCGTCATCCCGGGAGACGCTGTGGCGCTGTCTCGCTCATCGACCCCTCCGACTCCTCCAACTCCGCCACCTCCACCGACCATGGGGGCGAGGATCAAACGCACCCTCTTCCGCACGATCCTGTTTCTCGTCGTCGGGGTGCCGATCCTGGTCCTTCTCTACATCTGGGTGATGTTCTCCTACTCCTACTCGAAAGGGGAGCGGGTCGGCTATATCCAGAAATTCTCCAACAAAGGATGGCTCTGCAAGACCTGGGAAGGGGAGTTGGCGATGGCCAACCTTCCCGGGGCGATGCCTCAGATCTTCGAGTTCACGGTGCGGGATGCCGAGACCGCGGCCCGAATCAACGAATCCCTTGGGAAGCGCGTCCGCATCCACTACGAGCAGCACCTGGGTCTTCCGACCACCTGCTTCGGCGACACCTCCTACTTCGTGAACGGCGTCCACATGGTCGAGGACGACCTGGCGCAGCCGAAATAGCGCAACTCTTTTAAAATTAGGAATTTCCAACCCGATCGAGTCGTCCCGCCGGACCCTGTCGGTATCCCAGTAAGCCGACTCAAAGGCGGTTTTGGGCGGCATTTCCCCGGCATTTTCCCCTCCCGGAACCTAAATTCCCCGCGGAAGTGGTGCGGAAGTCGTGAGGTGAGCCATGCCCAGGGGCCAGGTAGACCGAAAGCCGTCCGCCAGAGCGAAGAAGAAGGACGGGAAAGAAACGGCGTCCGGAGATCAGACGCTCGCCTTGCCGGCGACCGTCCTGGACAGCCCCCGCCTGAAGCGCGACCACCCGGGTCTCGTCGTGATCCAGGGATCGGAGCTGGGACGGGAATACCGTCTGCGGCGCGCCCAATTGACTCTCGGTAGAGACGAGCAGGCGCCGATCCGGATCCTGGACGAGAAGGTCTCCCGGCGCCATGCGCGGATCGAGCTTTTCTGGGACCCCGCCCACAAGCTGCAGAAGGTGGTGGTGCGGGACCTGGGGAGCACCAACGGTATGACGGTCAACGGCGAGCCGGTGGACCGGGCCGAGCTGCGGGAAGGGGACAAGATCCGGCTGGGGGACACGATTCTGAAGTTCGTCCTCCACGACGCGCTCGACGCCCGCTTCCATCGCGAGATTCGCGCCCGAATCGCCTATGACCAGCTGACCGGATTGCTGACGAAGGAGTCGCTGTGCGTCGCGATGGAGCCGGAGATCAAGCGCTGCCTGAGGTTCAAGCTGCCGCTGGCGGTGATCATGATGGATCTCGATCACTTCAAGCTGGTGAACGACCGCTTGGGCCACCTGATGGGGAGCTTCGTGTTGAGCAAGGTGGGAATTCTCCTGCGGGAGGGGTTCCGCACCACCGACGTCTCGGCGCGCTACGGTGGGGAGGAGTTCCTCGCCTATCTCTCCGAGGCGACGGCCTCCGAAGCACGCCGCGCCGCCGAGCGCATCCGCTGCGCGGTCGAGGAGCATGTCTTCACGCGGGTGGACGAGAACGGCAACGCGACGACGACGCGCATCACTCTTTCGGGCGGAATCGCCGAGCTGCGCCGCCATGGCGACACCCTCGAGTCGCTGGTCGCCGCGGCCGACGAGGCGCTCTACCGGGCGAAAAACCTCGGGCGGAATCGCATCTGCATCGCCTGAGCCTGCTTCGCGCTTGTGAGGCATCCCTCGGGGATGCTAGACTTTCCCCTCTCTCGCCAGGAATGGGGCCATGCCGAAGAATACGCTGACGATTACCGATAATCGGACCGGGAAAACGTACGAGATCCCGATCGAGCAGGGGACGATCCGCGCCATGGACCTGCGGCAGATCCGGACCGACCCCGGCGACTTCGGCCTGATGACCTACGATCCGGCCTTCACCAACACCGCGGCCTGCAAGAGCGCCATCACCTACATCGACGGCGACAAGGGGATCCTCAACTACCGCGGCTACCCGATCGAGCAGCTTGCCGAGCGCAGCAACTACCTGGAGGTGGCCTACCTGATCCTGAACGGCGAGCTGCCGACGCGCGCCGAGCAGGCGGACTGGGTCCACCAGATCACCAACCACACGCTGCTGCACGAGAACATCAAGAAGTTCATGGAAGGGTTCTGGCACGACGCCCATCCGATGGGGATGCTGGTGTCGACCG contains:
- a CDS encoding cytochrome c3 family protein, with amino-acid sequence MSQGGKGSRLLGALAGLRVRIVGLAFAMILGIGVVAMGTAMEVSSRPAFCGSCHIMAPYYESWRHSSHKNIACVECHIPPGVTAELRKKYEALSMVARYFTGTYSTNPWTEIDDASCLRCHERRLLAGKELFGDVLFDHSAHLAGMRRGKTLRCTSCHSQIVQGSHIAVTPSTCILCHFKGQTAGAGTARCSLCHQVPDKVIHRDNLTFNHADVSRYGMQCVSCHARPAGSDGDVPKERCVTCHNEPARLAAYGDTELLHEQHVTIHKVDCLHCHLEIQHVGAPRIEAAATACATCHEQGHSPQMSLYAGLGGIGVETMPDPMFLAGVRCEGCHLQIPGHSGGTRKASEISCMSCHGPTYLRIYRLWKSTVAERTAQVDRQLAETAAAGRGPDPPALQQARINLDLVKRANGIHNIRYAYALLRQSHDDLNRARASRGQPALPEPWPAPPYESPCFSCHEGIDSQRGQIFGREFRHEPHVMKSKLHCEECHRTHEERAKDEIVRFDESGCESCHHAKAGADCLACHAQIRTRTFKVARGEFSHVFHLDEAGQTCADCHELAPGKPPRIKEDTCTGCHG
- the rpiB gene encoding ribose 5-phosphate isomerase B — its product is MRVAIGSDHAGFQLKRLLVQWVKEAGCEVLDLGTHDETPCDYPDSAEAVALAVKDGKADRGILTCGSGVGASVAANKVPGIRAAVCHDTYSAHQGVEHDDMNVLVLGGRIIGVEPAREIVHAFLAASFSNEERHVRRLNKVKALEKRFLKEGA
- a CDS encoding cytochrome c3 family protein, with protein sequence MIGALLLAAAVAGASTTNQCVLCHPDVRVLFDRSQHHAEEVTCTACHGGNAEAITVQGAHSGSFRGVPKRRDIPALCATCHSDVEKMRPYNLPTDQYALYQTSRHGQLRAQGDERVAVCIDCHGSHEILPPEDPRSSTYVRNIPATCGKCHGDAKLMASYGLQANASTEFAAGVHGKLLLEKGNLAAPDCTRCHGAHGATPPGLGDVDKICGQCHAITRTYFLQGPHKKAMDKAGLPECAACHDRHENRPADVAMLDSVCLNCHAADSAQAKLSQQMKTTYSRASEEIEQANALVQRAAAIPLYVEDYRARLEEARTALLESLPAMHSLNLASVESLTGRGRGIAREVESELNGKLQGRRWLVVGLLVFWFYLLITLALLFRFRRKAVAESSR
- a CDS encoding cytochrome bc complex cytochrome b subunit, with product MPPDPDRQDASLRGWLEERFNLTEMFSFLTSFGLFPTELDARRPLKEAIAEALSRPFPSYARWPRVLGILSMLLFLFLGVTGVMLALYYQPTAGDAYPSVTMLVRDVSFGSFVHHVHGWAARLLILILLVRVWRFYFQGMYKGPREALWIVSTLLFLAAVAADFTGRLLPWDQHGYWQTIRGTEVLSALPVGGWVLTFFLGGASPDTLVLLRFYFLHVVALPLLLVCLFYLNFSTVRRVGLSHSAGESRSGSGIFKVHLYNLVILAALVFGCLVTLATLLPSPYLSAADPFSTPVGVRPAWYLLASHAFLESIPTLVPPWLRGLLLEAILACCVLLPFLDRTPGRTASQRRVALFLGVAVLALWLVFTWLGYRMEVGK
- a CDS encoding Rieske 2Fe-2S domain-containing protein; translation: MSAPLRDEPELATGRRTFLRWLVQGFLSLWALAAGVVGFTFLKAPEKEQRPGEGIVRGGKFSTLGVGEARFIRHGAEPLYVIRVSEEQVLALPAICTHLRCVLKWNSSRQSFDCPCHNGAFDKNGNVLSGPPTRPLAPLRVEIEADDIVIRS
- a CDS encoding cytochrome b/b6 domain-containing protein, translating into SCHGAHDIKASADPTSSVNRANLSLTCGRCHPGATRRFSVGSVHVTMEKAKEPILYWIATLYVGLIVVVVGGMFLHNLLDFLRKSSHRLKVRRGEAAEEIHGHALYLRMTLAERLQHGALMLSFTVLVITGFMLRYPEAWWVQGIRRLSDHAFDLRSLSHRTAAVVMIGASLAHLYYLACTRRGREFFKDMLPCRRDVTDARQNLLHNLGLPAAKPRFGRFSYMEKMEYWALVWGTLVMAVTGVIMAFENLFISWLTKLGWDISRTVHFYEAWLATLAIIVWHLYYVIFNPEVYPMNTAWLSGRMPESVMAEEHPLELEALRRRDQEPEPKQEPEQEPEKLEEA